A window of the Halobacterium hubeiense genome harbors these coding sequences:
- a CDS encoding S9 family peptidase translates to MAYDIERYLNVRSAGGPTFGPAGELAFTLDVTGSNQVWRVDAPEAWPDQLTFHDERVAHASFSPTRDELVYAKDAGGDEFWQLHRLAADGSEDVALTDDPDAKHHFGGWSHDGDRIAYAANRREQGVFDVYVQGREETGADAELLVEGDDYDMLAAAGWSPSDDRLLLHESHSNFDADLHVVDVASGEVTHATPFEEDVQFSSVAWTADGDGVYVCTNRGADTHYLGLLDPETGDIEEVERGGDWPLESVAVHHDSGRLAYVRNVDGYSELTLADSDGATLDEHPDPDLLDGVVFGLSFDSDGERVAVSASSPTENGNVYVVDVETGDSRRWTDAATAGIPKETFREPELIHYESFDGLEIPAFLTLPDGDGPHPVVVDFHGGPEAQRRPWFTALRQYFADNGYAVFEPNVRGSSGYGTEYMNLDNVRNRMDSVKDGKAGVEWLAARDDVDEDRVVAYGGSYGGFMVLASLTEYPDLWAAGVDVVGIANFVTFLENTGDWRREHREAEYGSLADDREFLEAISPVNNADRIRAPLLVLHGANDPRVPVEEAEQIVEQAGEHVPTEKLVFEDEGHGFTKLENKLTAYRAVVDFLDEHV, encoded by the coding sequence ATGGCCTACGACATCGAGCGCTACCTCAACGTGCGGAGCGCGGGCGGCCCGACGTTCGGGCCGGCCGGGGAGTTGGCGTTCACGCTGGACGTCACGGGGTCGAATCAGGTGTGGCGCGTGGACGCGCCGGAGGCGTGGCCCGACCAGTTGACGTTCCACGACGAGCGCGTGGCGCACGCGTCGTTCTCGCCGACCCGCGACGAACTCGTCTACGCGAAGGACGCGGGCGGCGACGAGTTCTGGCAGCTCCACCGGCTCGCCGCGGACGGCAGCGAGGACGTGGCGCTCACCGACGACCCGGACGCGAAACACCACTTCGGCGGCTGGAGCCACGACGGCGACCGCATCGCGTACGCCGCGAACCGCCGCGAGCAGGGCGTCTTCGACGTCTACGTGCAGGGCCGCGAGGAGACCGGCGCGGACGCCGAGTTGCTCGTGGAGGGTGACGACTACGACATGCTCGCGGCGGCGGGCTGGAGTCCGAGCGACGACCGGCTGTTGCTCCACGAGAGTCACTCGAACTTCGACGCCGACCTCCACGTGGTCGACGTCGCCTCCGGCGAGGTCACGCACGCGACGCCGTTCGAGGAGGACGTGCAGTTCTCCTCGGTGGCGTGGACGGCGGACGGCGACGGCGTCTACGTCTGCACGAACCGCGGCGCGGACACCCACTACCTCGGCCTGCTCGACCCCGAGACCGGCGACATCGAGGAAGTCGAGCGCGGCGGCGACTGGCCGCTTGAGTCCGTCGCGGTCCACCACGACTCCGGGCGGCTCGCGTACGTCCGGAACGTCGACGGCTACAGCGAACTCACGCTCGCAGACAGCGACGGCGCGACCCTCGACGAACACCCCGATCCCGACCTCCTCGACGGCGTGGTGTTCGGGCTGAGCTTCGACAGCGACGGCGAGCGCGTCGCGGTGTCGGCGTCCTCGCCGACAGAGAACGGGAACGTCTACGTCGTGGACGTCGAAACCGGCGACAGCCGGCGCTGGACCGACGCCGCCACCGCGGGCATCCCGAAGGAGACGTTCCGCGAGCCCGAGCTAATCCACTACGAGAGCTTCGACGGGCTCGAAATTCCGGCGTTCCTCACGCTCCCGGACGGCGACGGCCCCCACCCCGTCGTCGTGGACTTCCACGGCGGCCCCGAGGCCCAGCGCCGCCCGTGGTTCACGGCGCTGCGCCAGTACTTCGCGGACAACGGCTACGCCGTCTTCGAGCCGAACGTCCGCGGCTCCTCCGGGTACGGCACCGAGTACATGAACCTCGACAACGTCCGCAACCGGATGGACTCCGTGAAGGACGGGAAGGCGGGCGTCGAGTGGCTGGCCGCCCGCGACGACGTCGACGAGGACCGCGTGGTCGCGTACGGCGGCTCCTACGGCGGCTTCATGGTGCTGGCGTCGCTCACCGAGTACCCCGACCTGTGGGCGGCCGGCGTGGACGTCGTCGGCATCGCGAACTTCGTGACGTTCCTCGAAAACACGGGCGACTGGCGCCGCGAGCACCGCGAGGCCGAGTACGGCAGCCTCGCCGACGACCGCGAGTTCCTTGAAGCCATCAGCCCCGTCAACAACGCCGACCGCATCCGCGCGCCGCTGCTCGTGCTGCACGGCGCCAACGACCCCCGCGTCCCCGTCGAGGAAGCCGAGCAAATCGTCGAGCAGGCCGGCGAGCACGTCCCCACGGAGAAACTCGTCTTCGAGGACGAGGGGCACGGCTTCACGAAGCTGGAGAACAAGCTCACGGCGTACCGCGCGGTCGTGGACTTCCTCGACGAACACGTCTAA
- a CDS encoding glycosyltransferase family 4 protein produces MRVAFVSETTAHHVDADDVDRLRLLADLLAARGHDVHVCCAQWWEGHPDTFEHEDLTYHAVTAERGRRWFSPKAAATLRDLDPDVVHATSRTPGHVYGARWGALLAGAPLLVDWYDPHDATDGLRGRAYRYAARKPSTVVTPSRTVKTSARECGASGDDVEVVPTGIDMHGIRSVEPADAGDIVFSRRLDEDANLESLFLALAEFREYGWNCTVVGDGPARAGYERQARDLRIDDRVEFVGEKSVEERVRLFKDAHVYVHTAERTSFGLDLLRALACGCVGIVEYHAESSAHELVETYDRGFRATNDEEITECLVRAGDLERKDVDETFAKYDHDHFLDAYLDAYRRAQEQAGLL; encoded by the coding sequence ATGCGCGTGGCGTTCGTCTCGGAGACGACCGCCCACCACGTCGATGCGGACGACGTCGACCGCCTGCGCCTGCTCGCGGACCTGCTCGCGGCGCGCGGCCACGACGTCCACGTCTGCTGTGCGCAGTGGTGGGAGGGACACCCGGACACGTTCGAGCACGAGGACCTGACGTACCACGCCGTCACTGCCGAGCGCGGCCGGCGCTGGTTCTCGCCGAAGGCGGCCGCCACCCTCCGCGACCTCGACCCGGACGTCGTCCACGCCACGAGTCGGACGCCCGGCCACGTCTACGGCGCGCGCTGGGGCGCGCTGCTGGCGGGCGCGCCGCTACTCGTGGACTGGTACGACCCCCACGACGCCACCGACGGCCTGCGCGGCCGCGCGTACCGCTACGCCGCGCGGAAACCGAGCACGGTCGTCACGCCGTCCCGGACGGTGAAGACGAGCGCCCGCGAGTGCGGCGCGAGCGGCGACGACGTCGAAGTCGTCCCCACCGGCATCGACATGCACGGGATTCGGAGCGTCGAGCCCGCCGACGCCGGCGACATCGTGTTCAGCCGCCGCCTCGACGAGGACGCCAACCTCGAATCGCTGTTCCTCGCGCTGGCGGAGTTCCGCGAGTACGGCTGGAACTGCACCGTCGTCGGCGACGGCCCGGCTCGCGCGGGCTACGAGCGGCAGGCACGGGACCTCCGCATCGACGACCGCGTGGAGTTCGTCGGCGAGAAGAGCGTCGAGGAGCGCGTGCGGCTGTTCAAGGACGCCCACGTCTACGTCCACACGGCCGAACGCACCTCCTTCGGCCTCGATTTGCTTCGCGCGCTCGCCTGCGGCTGCGTCGGCATCGTCGAGTACCACGCCGAGTCCAGCGCCCACGAGCTCGTCGAGACCTACGACCGGGGGTTCCGCGCGACCAACGACGAGGAGATTACGGAGTGTCTGGTGCGCGCTGGCGACCTCGAACGCAAGGACGTCGACGAGACGTTCGCGAAGTACGACCACGACCACTTCCTCGACGCGTACCTCGACGCCTACCGGCGAGCGCAGGAACAGGCGGGCTTGCTCTGA
- a CDS encoding DUF7557 family protein has translation MSKSIRVDEETHAALAALKGDDESFDELLSRLLRERRETIDAGAGLWSGTDAAEGARAAREEMKEDVGTR, from the coding sequence ATGAGCAAGAGCATCCGCGTCGACGAGGAGACGCACGCGGCGCTCGCGGCACTGAAGGGCGACGACGAGTCCTTCGACGAGCTCCTCTCGCGGCTGCTCCGCGAGCGCCGAGAGACCATCGACGCCGGCGCTGGCCTGTGGTCGGGCACCGATGCCGCCGAGGGAGCGCGTGCGGCACGGGAGGAGATGAAAGAGGACGTCGGCACGCGATGA
- a CDS encoding PIN domain-containing protein yields MTLYDSSVLIDYLDGRKDAVEYVRDHHGDRALAPPLVLYEVYQGEVFKTGPTDFDAVDAALEWLVVVDETREFARAAAELQDAVAADGSPLAARDAFVAGAARALDERLAVADRDFDVDGIRDELDVDFL; encoded by the coding sequence ATGACCCTGTACGACAGCAGCGTCCTCATCGACTACCTCGACGGACGGAAGGACGCCGTCGAGTACGTCCGCGACCACCACGGCGACCGCGCGCTCGCGCCGCCGCTCGTGCTCTACGAGGTCTACCAGGGCGAGGTGTTCAAAACCGGGCCGACGGACTTCGACGCCGTCGACGCCGCGCTCGAGTGGCTGGTGGTCGTCGACGAGACGCGCGAGTTCGCTCGCGCCGCCGCGGAACTACAGGACGCCGTCGCAGCCGACGGGTCGCCGCTCGCTGCCAGAGACGCGTTCGTCGCCGGCGCCGCGCGTGCGCTCGACGAGCGACTCGCCGTCGCCGACCGGGACTTCGACGTCGACGGCATCCGAGACGAACTCGACGTCGACTTCCTCTGA
- the folP gene encoding dihydropteroate synthase, with translation MRYDEAANFLLDLRRYRPKPGTDSTADLLAALGDPHEGPRYVQVAGSNGKGSTARLLESVLREAGLTVGLYTSPHLDDVRERVTVDGRRLSEAALTEFVEAVRPHVNERAADGDAPTFFEVVTAMALWQFGREDVDVAVLEVGIGGRYDATSVVDPAASAVTSVSLEHTSVLGDTVEEIARDKAHVAPESNPLVTATTGDALEAVRDHAGDVVTVGGDGDVRATYEGRTNHTESAVSLAGSDWAVDAQIPLLGSFQAENAGVAATLARQVADVDEATLERGLRKAYWPGRFEVMSADPVTVLDGAHNPAACEALAGTLAEFDYENLHCVFGAMHDKDHRGMADALPTPDRVWACEPDSERAEDADVLATVFDEAGADATVTRSVEAALDDALDAAGEDDLVLVTGSLFAVAEARKRWTRTNVQTDVDSLDDSRDALEGAHVTPPGVWRMRAKGVHRVVRTRVQKRQAQYLKEEMLSLGGECSLSGLNAQPRGYLDAVLMGTLAQFKRLAEKLDGQPYGLSVYADELRETLGIQTEPVEHGYPWEDGTAVMGILNVTPDSFHDGGEYEAVEDAVARAEEMVEAGADIIDVGGESTRPGAEPVPLEEELDRVVPVVERISDLDAMISVDTRKAEVGRQALEAGADILNDVTGLEDPEMRFVAAEYGAPLVVMHSINAPVEPGEDVHYDDVVDDVIDELTERVLLAEKAGLPREKIVVDPGLGFGKSAAESFEVLDRTDEFHALGCPVLIGHSHKSMFGAADSYPDDGGYATVAGTALAAERGADIVRVHDVEENVAAVKVAERTRRGTDDE, from the coding sequence ATGCGATACGACGAGGCGGCGAACTTCCTGCTGGACCTCCGCCGCTACCGGCCCAAGCCCGGGACGGACTCGACGGCGGACCTGCTGGCCGCGCTCGGCGACCCCCACGAGGGCCCGCGGTACGTGCAGGTCGCGGGGTCGAACGGGAAGGGTTCGACCGCGCGCCTGCTCGAATCCGTGCTCCGGGAGGCCGGACTCACCGTCGGCCTGTACACGTCCCCGCACCTCGACGACGTGCGCGAGCGCGTCACCGTGGACGGCCGCCGGCTGTCGGAGGCGGCGCTGACGGAGTTCGTCGAGGCGGTTCGGCCGCACGTCAACGAGCGCGCCGCCGACGGGGACGCGCCGACGTTCTTCGAGGTGGTGACGGCGATGGCGCTGTGGCAGTTCGGCCGCGAGGACGTCGACGTCGCGGTGCTGGAAGTCGGCATCGGCGGGCGCTACGACGCCACGAGCGTCGTGGACCCGGCCGCGAGCGCGGTGACGTCGGTGAGCCTCGAACACACGAGCGTCCTCGGGGACACCGTCGAGGAAATCGCCCGCGACAAGGCCCACGTCGCGCCCGAATCGAACCCGCTGGTGACGGCGACCACGGGCGACGCGCTCGAAGCGGTGCGGGACCACGCGGGCGACGTGGTGACCGTCGGCGGCGATGGAGACGTGCGCGCGACCTACGAGGGGCGCACGAACCACACCGAGAGCGCCGTCTCGCTGGCCGGCTCGGACTGGGCCGTGGACGCCCAGATTCCGTTGCTCGGCTCGTTCCAGGCGGAGAACGCGGGCGTCGCGGCGACGCTCGCGCGACAGGTCGCGGACGTGGACGAGGCCACGCTCGAACGCGGCCTGCGGAAGGCGTACTGGCCGGGGCGCTTCGAGGTGATGAGCGCGGACCCGGTGACGGTGCTGGACGGCGCGCACAATCCGGCGGCCTGCGAGGCGCTGGCGGGGACGCTGGCGGAGTTCGACTACGAGAACCTCCACTGCGTGTTCGGCGCGATGCACGACAAGGACCACCGCGGGATGGCCGACGCGCTGCCGACGCCCGACCGCGTGTGGGCGTGCGAACCCGACTCCGAGCGCGCCGAGGACGCGGACGTGCTCGCGACGGTGTTCGACGAGGCGGGCGCGGACGCGACGGTCACGCGCTCGGTCGAAGCAGCCCTCGACGACGCGCTCGACGCCGCCGGCGAGGACGACCTCGTGCTCGTCACGGGGTCGCTGTTCGCGGTCGCGGAAGCGCGCAAGCGCTGGACGCGCACGAACGTCCAGACGGACGTGGACAGTCTGGACGACTCCCGGGACGCGCTGGAGGGCGCGCACGTCACGCCGCCGGGCGTCTGGCGGATGCGCGCGAAGGGCGTCCACCGCGTCGTCCGGACGCGCGTCCAGAAACGGCAGGCCCAGTACCTCAAAGAGGAAATGTTGAGCCTCGGTGGGGAGTGCTCTCTGTCCGGATTGAACGCCCAGCCGCGGGGGTACCTCGACGCCGTGCTGATGGGGACGCTCGCGCAGTTCAAGCGCCTCGCCGAGAAGCTCGACGGCCAGCCCTACGGGCTCTCCGTGTACGCCGATGAACTCCGGGAGACGCTGGGCATCCAGACCGAGCCCGTCGAGCACGGCTACCCGTGGGAGGACGGCACCGCCGTCATGGGCATCCTGAACGTCACGCCGGACAGCTTCCACGACGGCGGCGAGTACGAGGCAGTCGAGGACGCCGTCGCGCGCGCCGAGGAGATGGTCGAAGCGGGCGCGGACATCATCGACGTGGGCGGCGAGTCCACGCGACCCGGAGCCGAGCCCGTCCCGCTCGAAGAGGAACTGGACCGCGTCGTCCCCGTCGTCGAGCGCATCAGCGACCTCGACGCCATGATTTCCGTGGACACGCGCAAGGCCGAGGTCGGCCGGCAGGCCCTCGAAGCGGGCGCGGACATCCTCAACGACGTGACCGGCTTGGAGGATCCCGAGATGCGATTCGTCGCCGCCGAGTACGGCGCGCCGCTCGTGGTGATGCACTCCATCAACGCGCCCGTCGAACCCGGCGAGGACGTCCACTACGACGACGTCGTGGACGACGTCATCGACGAGCTCACCGAGCGCGTGCTGCTCGCGGAGAAGGCGGGCCTCCCGCGGGAGAAAATCGTCGTTGACCCGGGACTGGGCTTCGGGAAGTCCGCCGCGGAGAGCTTCGAGGTGCTGGACCGCACCGACGAGTTCCACGCGCTCGGCTGCCCCGTGCTCATCGGGCACAGCCACAAGTCGATGTTCGGCGCCGCCGACTCGTACCCCGACGATGGCGGCTACGCGACGGTCGCGGGCACGGCGCTGGCGGCCGAACGCGGCGCCGACATCGTGCGCGTCCACGACGTCGAGGAGAACGTCGCCGCCGTGAAGGTCGCCGAACGGACGCGCCGCGGCACGGACGACGAGTAG
- a CDS encoding amphi-Trp domain-containing protein, whose protein sequence is MVQRTTSAETLDRDAVAARLEGIAASLRSDDEFTVRVENKDITLRPTDSITFEVDVVEKQAVFRGDRETIKLELDWRPE, encoded by the coding sequence ATGGTTCAGCGAACCACGAGCGCCGAGACGCTCGACAGAGACGCCGTAGCCGCTCGGCTCGAAGGCATCGCGGCGTCGCTGCGCTCCGACGACGAGTTCACCGTCCGCGTCGAGAACAAGGACATCACGCTCCGGCCCACGGACAGTATCACGTTCGAGGTGGACGTCGTCGAGAAGCAGGCGGTGTTCCGCGGCGACCGCGAGACCATCAAACTCGAACTCGACTGGCGGCCCGAGTAA
- the purH gene encoding bifunctional phosphoribosylaminoimidazolecarboxamide formyltransferase/IMP cyclohydrolase, with the protein MTNVAGLASNRGRNLLHIDDLRPGGADLAVVLADDPDAPILDAAEARGIPTEVVEHRENESRRDHEQRVVDALADYDVDLVCLDGYMRVLSEVFLDATPLTLNVHPSLLPSFPGADAHEQVLDADVSVTGCTVHVVTNAVAEDGSVRTEAVDAGPVVTQEPVPVYEGDDESDLKERVLYDAEFEAYPRAVRWAANGDLDVTDDGVTVEADEGGDFPVRRFVSNDRDSDLRYGENPHQDAALYRDDTCEEASVVHADQLNEGAKALSYNNYNDADAALNLIKEFDEPAAAVIKHTNPAGAAVADTLAEAYADALATDAKSAFGGIVALNRECDEETAELVADSFKEVVVAPGYTDAALDVLTAKDNLRVLETGPLGEISETLTEKPLVGGRLVQERDLWAPEREDLEVVTEREPTEDEIETMLFAWRVLKHVKSNGILFADGTETVGLGVGQVSRVDAVELAAKKAERDADGKNAEGAVMASDAFFPFPDGIEAAAEAGVEAVIQPGGSVNDDDVVEKADEHGMAMVFTGHRTFRHD; encoded by the coding sequence ATGACGAACGTAGCCGGTCTGGCCAGCAACCGCGGCCGAAACCTCCTGCACATCGACGACCTGCGGCCCGGCGGCGCCGACCTCGCCGTCGTGCTCGCGGACGACCCGGACGCGCCCATCCTCGACGCGGCCGAGGCGCGGGGCATTCCCACGGAAGTCGTCGAACACCGAGAGAACGAGTCCCGGCGCGACCACGAACAGCGCGTCGTGGACGCCCTCGCCGACTACGACGTGGACCTCGTCTGCCTCGACGGCTACATGCGCGTGCTCTCGGAGGTGTTCCTCGACGCGACGCCGCTCACGCTGAACGTCCACCCGAGCCTCCTGCCGTCGTTCCCCGGCGCTGACGCCCACGAGCAAGTGCTGGACGCCGACGTCTCCGTGACGGGCTGTACGGTCCACGTCGTCACGAACGCCGTCGCGGAGGACGGCAGCGTCCGCACCGAGGCCGTGGACGCCGGCCCCGTCGTCACGCAGGAGCCGGTGCCCGTCTACGAGGGCGACGACGAGAGCGACCTCAAGGAGCGCGTGCTCTACGACGCGGAGTTCGAGGCGTACCCGCGCGCCGTCCGCTGGGCGGCGAACGGCGACCTCGACGTCACCGACGACGGCGTCACCGTCGAGGCCGACGAGGGCGGCGACTTCCCGGTGCGGCGGTTCGTGAGCAACGACCGCGACAGCGACCTGCGGTACGGCGAGAACCCTCACCAGGACGCCGCGCTCTACCGCGACGACACTTGCGAGGAGGCCAGCGTCGTCCACGCCGACCAGCTCAACGAGGGCGCGAAGGCGCTCTCGTACAACAACTACAACGACGCCGACGCCGCGCTCAACCTCATCAAGGAGTTCGACGAGCCCGCCGCCGCCGTCATCAAGCACACCAACCCCGCGGGCGCCGCGGTCGCTGACACGCTCGCCGAGGCCTACGCCGACGCGCTCGCGACGGACGCCAAGAGCGCGTTCGGCGGCATCGTCGCGCTCAACCGCGAGTGCGACGAGGAGACCGCCGAACTCGTCGCGGACTCGTTCAAGGAGGTCGTCGTCGCGCCCGGCTACACGGACGCCGCGCTGGACGTGCTCACCGCGAAGGACAACCTCCGCGTGCTCGAAACCGGCCCGCTCGGCGAGATCTCGGAGACGCTCACGGAGAAGCCGCTGGTCGGCGGCCGTCTCGTGCAGGAGCGGGACCTCTGGGCGCCCGAGCGCGAGGACCTCGAAGTCGTCACGGAGCGCGAGCCCACGGAGGACGAAATCGAGACGATGCTGTTCGCGTGGCGCGTGCTCAAGCACGTCAAGTCCAACGGCATCCTGTTCGCGGACGGCACGGAGACCGTCGGCCTCGGCGTCGGACAGGTCTCCCGCGTGGACGCCGTCGAACTCGCCGCGAAGAAGGCCGAACGCGACGCCGACGGCAAGAACGCCGAGGGCGCCGTGATGGCCTCCGACGCGTTCTTCCCGTTCCCGGACGGCATCGAAGCCGCCGCGGAGGCGGGCGTCGAAGCCGTCATCCAGCCCGGCGGCTCGGTGAACGACGACGACGTCGTCGAGAAAGCCGACGAGCACGGGATGGCGATGGTGTTCACCGGCCACCGCACGTTCCGCCACGACTGA
- the purB gene encoding adenylosuccinate lyase, producing the protein MTDTHALHAVTPLDGRYAGRTEPLREYASEAALMGARVRVEVEYLLALADLDEVDLDFTDEERETLRAAYEEFGDEDAALVKAIETEGARGYDATNHDVKAVEYFVREHAPERAHPWIHFALTSEDVNNLAHRLLVKPAVEDVLVPELREVRDALVEFAYDYADLPMLARTHGQPATPTTFGKEMAVYAARLGRAIARVEDASDDLAGKLAGASGTWAAHHAAFPEIDWRAFSREFVEGLGLAYVEPTTQVNPSDDLGALFDALTGVNGALIDLSRDVWLYVSQRYLGQEAAKSETGSSTMPHKVNPIDFENAEGNLSKANSDLDFLSEYLATSRLQRDLSDSTVKRNVGASLAYCLLAYSKLQNGLAKVTPNEVVMREDLEANPEVIGEAVQTILRREGHGDAYERVKDLTRGERVTIEDFHDLFAELDVEESVREELLALTPASYTGVAGDVARDA; encoded by the coding sequence ATGACCGACACCCACGCCCTTCACGCCGTGACGCCGCTGGACGGCCGGTACGCGGGCCGCACCGAACCGCTCCGCGAGTACGCCAGCGAGGCGGCGCTAATGGGCGCTCGCGTCCGCGTCGAAGTCGAGTACCTGCTCGCGCTCGCGGATCTCGACGAAGTCGACCTCGATTTCACCGACGAGGAGCGCGAAACCCTACGCGCGGCCTACGAGGAGTTCGGCGACGAGGACGCGGCGCTCGTGAAGGCAATCGAGACGGAGGGCGCGCGGGGCTACGACGCCACCAACCACGACGTGAAGGCCGTCGAGTACTTCGTCCGCGAGCACGCCCCGGAGCGCGCGCACCCGTGGATTCACTTCGCGCTCACCAGCGAGGACGTCAACAACCTCGCGCACCGCCTGCTCGTCAAGCCAGCGGTCGAGGACGTACTCGTGCCGGAACTCCGCGAGGTCCGGGACGCGCTCGTGGAGTTCGCCTACGACTACGCCGACCTCCCGATGCTCGCGCGCACCCACGGCCAGCCCGCGACGCCGACGACGTTCGGCAAGGAGATGGCCGTCTACGCCGCCCGCCTCGGCCGCGCAATCGCGCGCGTCGAGGACGCCAGCGACGACCTCGCGGGGAAGCTCGCGGGCGCGTCCGGCACGTGGGCCGCCCACCACGCCGCGTTCCCCGAGATCGACTGGCGCGCGTTCTCCCGGGAGTTCGTGGAGGGACTGGGACTGGCGTACGTCGAACCCACCACGCAGGTGAACCCCAGCGACGACCTCGGCGCGCTGTTCGACGCGCTCACGGGCGTCAACGGCGCCCTCATCGACCTCTCGCGTGACGTCTGGCTGTACGTCTCCCAGCGCTACCTCGGGCAGGAGGCTGCCAAGTCCGAGACCGGCTCCTCGACGATGCCGCACAAGGTCAACCCCATCGACTTCGAGAACGCCGAGGGCAACCTCTCGAAGGCCAACAGCGACCTCGACTTCCTCTCGGAGTACCTCGCGACCAGCCGCCTCCAGCGCGACCTCTCCGATTCGACCGTGAAACGCAACGTCGGCGCGTCGCTGGCGTACTGTCTGCTCGCGTACTCGAAGCTCCAGAACGGGCTCGCGAAGGTCACGCCCAACGAGGTCGTCATGCGCGAGGACCTCGAAGCAAACCCCGAAGTCATCGGCGAGGCCGTCCAGACGATTCTGCGGCGCGAGGGCCACGGCGACGCCTACGAGCGCGTGAAGGACCTCACGCGCGGCGAGCGCGTCACCATCGAGGACTTCCACGACCTGTTCGCGGAGCTGGACGTCGAGGAGTCGGTCCGCGAGGAACTGCTCGCGCTCACGCCCGCGTCGTACACCGGCGTCGCCGGCGACGTCGCACGAGACGCCTGA
- a CDS encoding zinc ribbon domain-containing protein, protein MSPTPDDHDGCPKCGHDEVDVGSISATGSGLSKLFDIQTNNFQTVTCTSCGYTELYADVASRGTDLADVFFG, encoded by the coding sequence ATGTCCCCGACTCCAGACGACCACGACGGCTGCCCGAAGTGCGGACACGACGAAGTCGACGTCGGCTCCATCTCGGCGACCGGCTCCGGGCTCTCCAAGCTGTTCGACATCCAGACGAACAACTTCCAGACGGTGACCTGCACGTCCTGCGGGTACACCGAACTGTACGCGGACGTCGCCTCCCGCGGCACCGACCTCGCGGACGTCTTCTTCGGTTAG
- a CDS encoding M20/M25/M40 family metallo-hydrolase, translating to MPDSFSVLEFHERAVRTPSHEDVTEMRELLVETLREHGADPEVDDAGNVLASKGTGRPHYVLNTHIDTVPPHVEFSRDGDTVEGRGACDAKGPLAALLAAFFAGDADDGTVTLAVTPDEETDSTGAAALDLDADGFIVGEPTDLDACTSARGRFQGTVELAGEGAHAAEPETGANAVAAAEQALEAVRTYDASRGAAEHPELGPPTLTPTRIAGGDAANRVPDECAITFDRRTVPPETQTEFFDGFAAHVRDAVPEHVGVAVEPAERETPFLEAFDTPDDSAVVEALVDVGAGSPRPFGAATEASYFAADAPTVVFGPGVLADDDGPVAHAQREYVRRSDVERAAEIVTGALDALV from the coding sequence ATGCCTGACTCGTTCTCCGTTCTGGAGTTCCACGAGCGCGCCGTCCGCACGCCCTCCCACGAGGACGTCACGGAGATGCGCGAGCTGCTCGTCGAGACGCTTCGCGAGCACGGCGCAGACCCCGAGGTGGACGACGCCGGGAACGTCCTCGCCTCGAAGGGGACTGGACGACCCCACTACGTCCTAAACACGCACATCGACACCGTGCCGCCGCACGTCGAGTTCTCGCGGGACGGCGACACGGTCGAGGGGCGGGGCGCCTGCGACGCGAAGGGGCCGCTGGCGGCGCTGCTCGCGGCGTTCTTCGCGGGGGACGCCGACGACGGGACGGTGACGCTGGCAGTGACACCCGACGAAGAGACGGACTCGACGGGCGCGGCCGCGCTCGACCTCGACGCGGACGGCTTCATCGTCGGCGAGCCGACGGACCTCGACGCGTGCACGAGCGCCCGCGGTCGGTTCCAGGGAACGGTCGAACTCGCGGGCGAGGGCGCGCACGCCGCCGAACCCGAGACGGGCGCGAACGCGGTCGCCGCGGCCGAGCAGGCGCTCGAAGCAGTCCGGACGTACGACGCGTCCCGGGGCGCCGCCGAGCACCCCGAACTCGGGCCGCCGACGCTCACGCCCACGCGCATCGCAGGCGGGGACGCCGCGAACCGCGTGCCCGACGAGTGCGCAATCACGTTCGACCGCCGGACCGTCCCGCCGGAGACGCAGACGGAGTTCTTCGACGGCTTCGCGGCGCACGTCCGGGACGCGGTCCCCGAGCACGTCGGCGTCGCGGTCGAACCGGCCGAGCGGGAGACGCCGTTCCTCGAAGCGTTCGACACGCCCGACGACAGCGCCGTCGTCGAAGCGCTCGTCGATGTGGGCGCCGGCAGTCCGCGGCCGTTCGGCGCCGCTACGGAAGCCTCTTACTTCGCGGCCGACGCGCCGACGGTCGTCTTCGGGCCGGGCGTGCTCGCCGACGACGACGGACCGGTCGCGCACGCCCAGCGCGAGTACGTGCGGCGCTCGGACGTCGAGCGCGCCGCCGAAATCGTCACGGGCGCGCTGGACGCGCTGGTCTAA